Proteins encoded together in one Quercus lobata isolate SW786 chromosome 3, ValleyOak3.0 Primary Assembly, whole genome shotgun sequence window:
- the LOC115979768 gene encoding uncharacterized protein LOC115979768 has protein sequence MASSLINPVTRWWKTEVFCALFLPFEADMILKIPLSYNLPEDKLIWMGNKKGDFIVKSAYFVAIKLLNTRDKGECSSGDPNARIWRKIWSLKLPKKNKIFSWCACVNGLPVLTNVAAKGIQTSCICPICDEEPESLIHALISCDSSLWVWSLWQDCPIELLLNAEDFNDLVLQICSSPTALHLEFFFAISWSVWYNRNKLIHDENGPPPLQILEMAKNLVEDFKEASSWDFPPRLSPQIGWAAPPLGYFKVNVDGASSIDGSGILGVGVIIRDEMGGVVATLCKALPLHYPIEWIELFALEHGVLLA, from the coding sequence ATGGCCTCCTCCCTCATCAATCCGGTGACTAGATGGTGGAAAACAGAGGTTTTTTGTGCTCTCTTCCTCCCTTTTGAGGCTGATATGATCTTAAAAATTCCCCTAAGTTACAATCTGCCTGAGGATAAGCTCATTTGGATGGGGAATAAGAAGGGTGATTTCATAGTTAAAAGTGCCTACTTTGTTGCAATCAAACTCCTTAACACAAGGGATAAAGGGGAATGCTCCTCTGGAGATCCAAATGCTCGGATTTGGAGGAAAATTTGGTCTCTTaagctcccaaaaaaaaataagattttctcTTGGTGCGCTTGTGTGAATGGCCTGCCCGTGCTCACAAATGTGGCTGCAAAAGGTATACAAACCTCCTGTATTTGCCCAATTTGTGATGAGGAGCCTGAAAGCCTTATTCATGCTTTAATCTCTTGTGATTCTTCCCTCTGGGTGTGGTCCCTTTGGCAGGACTGCCCCATTGAGTTGCTGCTGAATGCAGAAGATTTCAATGATTTAGTGCTCCAAATTTGCTCTTCCCCGACTGCCTTGcatcttgaatttttctttgccATTTCCTGGTCGGTTTGGTACAATAGAAACAAGCTTATCCATGATGAGAATGGTCCACCGCCTTTACAAATTTTGGAAATGGCTAAGAACTTGGTTGAGGACTTCAAGGAGGCCTCCTCGTGGGATTTTCCTCCTCGGCTGTCTCCTCAAATTGGCTGGGCTGCTCCCCCGTTGGGCTATTTCAAGGTAAATGTAGATGGTGCCTCTTCCATTGATGGTAGTGGAATTTTAGGTGTTGGGGTAATCATTCGGGATGAGATGGGTGGGGTAGTCGCTACTCTATGTAAGGCTCTGCCATTGCATTACCCCATCGAGTGGATTGAGCTTTTTGCTTTGGAGCATGGTGTACTCTTGGCTTAG